A stretch of Microbacterium sp. LWH3-1.2 DNA encodes these proteins:
- the moaA gene encoding GTP 3',8-cyclase MoaA yields MTIGRRVPVPAASADVGVLAASAAARVGGAPLVDTHGRVHRDLRISLTDRCSLRCTYCMPEQGNEWLAKTSILTLDEIARIAMVAAADGITTFRLTGGEPLLRTDIVEVVRRLAAITGPDGRPVEIAMTTNGIRLPDLLPGLVDAGLHRLNISIDTLRRDRFQALTRRDRLDDVRDGIAAAAASGLRPLKLNAVAMREVNDDELVDLVEFAIGQGAQMRFIEQMPLDAGHTWDRSRMVTQDEILTALSARWTLTPVPGRGGAPAARWTLDGGPHSVGVIASVTAPFCGDCDRLRLTADGQLRNCLFSSTEYDLLPILRGGGDDGQVDGMLRSCVRGKLPGHAINDPSFLQPARGMNAIGG; encoded by the coding sequence ATGACGATCGGTCGGCGGGTGCCTGTTCCCGCGGCATCCGCTGATGTCGGCGTGCTCGCGGCGTCTGCGGCGGCCCGTGTGGGGGGTGCGCCGTTGGTGGACACGCATGGCCGGGTGCACCGCGACCTGCGGATCTCGCTGACGGACCGGTGCTCGCTGCGGTGCACGTACTGCATGCCGGAGCAGGGCAACGAGTGGCTCGCGAAGACGAGCATCCTCACGCTGGACGAGATCGCGCGCATCGCGATGGTGGCCGCGGCGGACGGGATCACGACGTTCCGGCTCACCGGTGGGGAGCCGCTGCTGCGGACCGACATCGTCGAGGTGGTGCGCCGGCTCGCGGCGATCACCGGGCCCGACGGCCGGCCGGTGGAGATCGCGATGACGACGAACGGGATCCGGCTGCCCGACCTGCTGCCCGGCCTGGTCGATGCCGGGCTTCACCGGCTGAACATCTCGATCGACACGCTGCGCCGCGACCGGTTCCAGGCGCTGACCCGCCGGGACCGGCTGGACGATGTGCGGGACGGGATCGCTGCGGCCGCCGCATCGGGGCTGCGGCCGTTGAAGCTCAACGCGGTGGCGATGCGTGAGGTGAACGACGACGAGCTCGTCGACCTGGTGGAGTTCGCGATCGGGCAGGGGGCGCAGATGAGGTTCATCGAGCAGATGCCGTTGGATGCCGGGCACACCTGGGACCGGTCGCGGATGGTGACGCAGGACGAGATCCTCACCGCGCTGTCGGCACGGTGGACGTTGACGCCGGTGCCTGGTCGGGGTGGGGCGCCCGCGGCGCGGTGGACCCTCGATGGTGGGCCGCATTCGGTGGGGGTGATCGCGTCGGTGACGGCGCCGTTCTGCGGCGACTGCGACCGGCTGCGGCTCACCGCGGACGGGCAGTTGCGCAACTGCCTGTTCTCGAGCACCGAGTACGACCTGCTGCCGATCCTGCGCGGCGGCGGGGACGATGGGCAGGTCGATGGGATGCTGCGGTCCTGTGTGCGCGGGAAGCTCCCGGGG
- a CDS encoding cytochrome ubiquinol oxidase subunit I has product MDLLDPLLLARWQFGLTTLYHFLFVPLTLGMALTVAIFQTAWFRTGNAKWLHLTRFFGKIFLINFAMGVVTGIVQEFQFGMNWSSYSRFVGDVFGAPLAFEGLMAFFFEATFIGLWIFGWDKLPKALHLASIWIATIGAWFSAYFILAANAFMQNPVGFKMAEDGSRAEMTDFFAVLTNPVALAALPHTLFAAFMMTAGVIVSISAWHLLRKQNVEMMRSSLTFGLWGLIAAFAGVAISGDQLSLVMVATQPMKMAAAEAMFDSACGADASFSIFTLGTPDGTSELFSIRVPYLLALLSTHSFDGCVEGINDLNNLYTTELFPQFADQVDGNFAPILWVTYWAFRWMIGLGGVAALVAVVGLWLTRKKAKREVPAWAWRLAIWAWPASLLAILVGWVFTEMGRQPWIVFSLMLTEDGVSPSVPGWTVLISLTAFTLIYAALAVVEFGLILKTAKKGPEPLPEPGAPDARTQAVEDTPTTVY; this is encoded by the coding sequence GTGGATCTGCTGGACCCTCTGCTGCTGGCGCGCTGGCAGTTCGGCCTCACGACGCTGTACCACTTCCTCTTCGTCCCCCTCACGCTCGGGATGGCGCTGACGGTCGCGATCTTCCAGACCGCGTGGTTCCGCACCGGCAACGCGAAATGGCTCCATCTCACCCGGTTCTTCGGCAAGATCTTCCTGATCAACTTCGCGATGGGCGTCGTGACGGGCATCGTGCAGGAGTTCCAGTTCGGCATGAACTGGTCGTCCTATTCGCGGTTCGTGGGAGACGTGTTCGGGGCGCCGCTCGCCTTCGAGGGCCTCATGGCCTTCTTCTTCGAGGCGACGTTCATCGGCCTCTGGATCTTCGGCTGGGACAAGCTGCCCAAGGCGCTGCACCTCGCGAGCATCTGGATCGCGACGATCGGCGCGTGGTTCTCGGCGTACTTCATCCTCGCCGCGAACGCGTTCATGCAGAACCCCGTCGGCTTCAAGATGGCTGAGGATGGCTCGCGCGCCGAGATGACCGACTTCTTCGCGGTGCTGACGAACCCCGTCGCCCTCGCGGCGCTCCCCCACACCCTGTTCGCGGCGTTCATGATGACCGCGGGGGTGATCGTCTCGATCTCCGCCTGGCACCTGCTGCGCAAGCAGAACGTCGAGATGATGCGCTCGTCGCTGACGTTCGGCCTGTGGGGACTGATCGCCGCTTTCGCAGGTGTCGCGATCTCGGGCGACCAGCTCAGCCTCGTCATGGTCGCGACGCAGCCGATGAAGATGGCGGCTGCCGAGGCGATGTTCGACAGCGCCTGCGGAGCGGACGCCTCGTTCTCGATCTTCACGCTCGGCACGCCCGACGGAACGAGCGAGCTGTTCTCGATCCGCGTGCCCTACCTGCTGGCGCTGCTGTCGACGCACTCGTTCGACGGCTGCGTCGAGGGCATCAACGACCTCAACAACCTCTACACGACCGAGCTGTTCCCGCAGTTCGCGGACCAGGTCGACGGAAACTTCGCCCCGATCCTGTGGGTCACCTACTGGGCGTTCCGCTGGATGATCGGTCTCGGCGGCGTCGCCGCGCTCGTCGCGGTCGTCGGCCTCTGGCTCACACGCAAGAAGGCCAAGCGCGAGGTTCCCGCCTGGGCATGGCGTCTCGCGATCTGGGCGTGGCCCGCATCCCTGCTCGCCATCCTCGTGGGCTGGGTCTTCACCGAGATGGGCCGCCAGCCGTGGATCGTGTTCAGCCTCATGCTGACCGAGGACGGCGTCTCGCCCTCAGTGCCGGGATGGACGGTGCTCATCTCGCTGACCGCGTTCACGCTGATCTACGCGGCGCTTGCGGTGGTCGAGTTCGGCCTCATCCTCAAGACGGCCAAGAAGGGTCCCGAACCCCTTCCCGAGCCCGGGGCGCCCGACGCACGCACCCAGGCGGTCGAAGACACCCCGACGACGGTCTACTAA
- the cydB gene encoding cytochrome d ubiquinol oxidase subunit II, translating to MDLAYLWFWIVGFLFVGYFVLDGFDFGVGMSLPFLGKNDISRRQVINTIGPVWDLNETWVIVAGACLFAAFPEWYATLFSGFYLALLLILLALILRGVSFEYRHQRDSLRWKKGFDTMIVVGSAVPALLWGVAVANIVQGVPLDADHEFTGSLLTLLNPYGLLGGLTTLLLFFTHGVYFVALKTDGQVAADARRLAGRAGLLTIVIAAAFLVWTVGMAFSEGREFAMVTAVLSAVAAVLLIASWLSNARGREGWAFGFGAFTIVTAVLAVWFALFPYVMPSTGDPAGSLTIENASSTDYTLTIMSWAALIFLPLVLAYQGWTYWIFRKRVTRSRIEQAATTAAH from the coding sequence ATGGATCTCGCCTACCTCTGGTTCTGGATCGTCGGATTCCTCTTCGTCGGCTACTTCGTGCTCGACGGGTTCGACTTCGGCGTCGGCATGTCGTTGCCGTTCCTCGGCAAGAACGACATCAGCCGCCGCCAGGTCATCAACACCATCGGCCCCGTGTGGGACCTCAACGAGACCTGGGTGATCGTCGCCGGCGCGTGCCTGTTCGCGGCGTTCCCGGAGTGGTACGCGACGCTCTTCAGCGGCTTCTACCTCGCGCTGCTGCTGATCCTGCTCGCACTGATCCTGCGCGGTGTCTCGTTCGAGTACCGCCACCAGCGCGACTCGCTGCGGTGGAAGAAGGGGTTCGACACGATGATCGTCGTCGGCTCCGCCGTGCCGGCCCTCCTGTGGGGCGTCGCCGTCGCGAACATCGTGCAGGGGGTTCCGCTGGACGCGGACCACGAGTTCACCGGTTCGCTGCTGACCCTGCTCAACCCGTACGGCCTGCTCGGCGGTCTGACGACGCTGCTGCTGTTCTTCACCCACGGCGTGTACTTCGTGGCGCTGAAGACGGACGGCCAGGTCGCCGCTGACGCACGTCGACTCGCCGGTCGCGCCGGACTCCTCACGATCGTGATCGCTGCGGCGTTCCTCGTGTGGACGGTAGGCATGGCGTTCTCCGAGGGCCGCGAGTTCGCGATGGTCACGGCGGTCCTGTCGGCCGTGGCGGCCGTGCTCCTCATCGCCTCGTGGCTCTCGAACGCCCGCGGCCGCGAGGGCTGGGCCTTCGGCTTCGGCGCCTTCACGATCGTGACGGCGGTGCTCGCGGTGTGGTTCGCGTTGTTCCCCTACGTCATGCCGTCGACCGGCGACCCCGCCGGATCGCTCACCATCGAGAACGCGTCGAGCACCGACTACACGCTGACGATCATGTCGTGGGCTGCCCTGATCTTCCTGCCGCTCGTGCTCGCCTACCAGGGCTGGACGTACTGGATCTTCCGCAAGCGCGTCACCCGCTCCCGCATCGAGCAGGCCGCGACGACGGCCGCGCACTGA
- the cydD gene encoding thiol reductant ABC exporter subunit CydD has protein sequence MSETDAPPRVNGKPVDPRLLRYASASRGFFVAIAAIAAAQTAVIVAFAWLLTRAITGAIDGMPWADLAPTLGALALVVALRAVLLWTREAVAARAAARVQGQLRATLVEAIGVLGPEWLGARNSAALAVTAGRGLDALEAYFGRYLPQLVQTVVATPLILAVMWWQDWISGLTVLLTLPLIPIFMVLIGLATQSVQQRQWRTLQRLASRFADTVQGLSTLKVFGRQHRAAASIERVTGEYRRETMRVLRVSFLSGFALEFLASIAVAIVAVSIGFRLIDGTLTLAVGLFVLLLAPEAYLPLRQVGVQFHAAAEGVAATDDVFDVLDAARTSPRAEEPVVERARSEQGGTPAPGAHAVLVLDRVRVRRGERMLPAVDLTAGPGTVTLVEGPSGAGKSSLIAALRGAAAFGGEASWDGADLRALAPSEWLAWAGQRPGLLTGSIADNVALGDPTPDPATVRRALELACADGLDPAQELGVQGAGLSGGQAQRVAVARAFYRHLCGDAAVIALDEPSSALDPRTEGRLWRNIRLLADEGATVLLISHRTSARAIADQVVRLEPSEVLA, from the coding sequence ATGAGTGAGACGGATGCCCCGCCTCGCGTGAACGGCAAACCCGTCGACCCACGGCTGCTGCGGTACGCGAGCGCCTCTCGCGGTTTCTTCGTCGCGATCGCCGCCATCGCGGCGGCGCAGACCGCGGTGATCGTCGCGTTCGCGTGGCTGCTGACGCGGGCGATCACCGGAGCGATCGACGGGATGCCGTGGGCCGACCTCGCGCCCACTCTCGGCGCGCTCGCGCTCGTGGTCGCGCTGCGTGCGGTGCTGCTGTGGACGCGCGAAGCCGTCGCCGCCCGCGCGGCCGCGCGCGTGCAGGGTCAGCTGCGCGCGACGCTCGTCGAGGCCATCGGCGTGCTCGGGCCCGAATGGCTCGGCGCCCGCAACTCGGCCGCGCTCGCCGTGACCGCGGGACGCGGGCTCGACGCCCTCGAGGCGTACTTCGGCCGCTACCTGCCGCAGCTCGTGCAGACCGTGGTGGCGACGCCGCTGATCCTCGCGGTGATGTGGTGGCAGGACTGGATCTCGGGGCTCACCGTGCTGCTCACGCTCCCCCTCATCCCGATCTTCATGGTGCTCATCGGCCTCGCGACCCAGTCGGTGCAGCAGCGGCAGTGGCGCACGCTGCAGCGCTTGGCGTCGCGATTCGCCGACACTGTGCAGGGACTGTCGACCCTCAAGGTGTTCGGCCGGCAGCACCGGGCCGCGGCATCCATCGAACGGGTCACCGGCGAGTACCGCCGCGAGACGATGCGCGTCCTGCGAGTGTCGTTCCTTTCGGGGTTCGCGCTCGAGTTCCTCGCCTCGATCGCCGTCGCGATCGTGGCGGTCTCGATCGGGTTCCGGCTGATCGACGGGACGCTGACACTGGCCGTCGGGCTCTTCGTGCTGCTGCTGGCACCAGAGGCATACCTGCCGCTGCGCCAGGTCGGCGTCCAGTTCCACGCCGCGGCCGAGGGGGTCGCGGCGACCGACGACGTGTTCGACGTGCTCGACGCCGCGCGGACCAGCCCGCGGGCGGAGGAACCGGTCGTCGAGCGAGCGAGGAGCGAGCAAGGCGGAACGCCTGCACCCGGCGCACACGCCGTGCTCGTCCTCGATCGCGTCCGCGTGCGCCGCGGAGAACGGATGCTGCCAGCCGTCGATCTGACGGCGGGCCCGGGCACGGTCACCCTCGTCGAGGGGCCGAGCGGGGCCGGCAAATCCAGCCTCATCGCCGCTCTGCGGGGAGCAGCCGCCTTCGGCGGGGAGGCATCGTGGGACGGCGCCGACCTGCGCGCCCTCGCACCGTCGGAGTGGCTCGCGTGGGCGGGCCAGCGCCCCGGGCTCCTCACCGGCAGCATCGCCGACAACGTCGCCCTCGGCGATCCGACACCCGATCCGGCGACGGTGCGGCGCGCGCTCGAGCTCGCCTGCGCCGATGGGCTCGACCCTGCGCAGGAGCTCGGCGTGCAGGGCGCCGGCCTCTCCGGCGGCCAGGCTCAGCGCGTCGCGGTCGCCCGCGCGTTCTACCGGCACCTGTGCGGGGACGCCGCGGTGATCGCGCTCGACGAACCCAGCTCGGCGCTCGACCCCCGGACAGAGGGCCGGCTATGGCGCAACATCCGTCTCCTCGCCGACGAGGGCGCGACGGTGCTGCTGATCTCGCACCGTACGTCGGCGCGCGCCATCGCCGACCAGGTCGTGCGCCTCGAGCCGAGCGAGGTGCTCGCATGA
- the cydC gene encoding thiol reductant ABC exporter subunit CydC, producing MTAPSQPEHPRSPVANGRPEQHVLTGEQPSTLGAVLRGAMPPARRFWWALAAGFASEASAVALLAVSAWLIVRASEQPPVLYLSAAVVGVRFFAISRASFRYLERLTGHDAALRQLASTRADLVRRLVPLAPDGLARTRRGSVLGALVDDVDELQNLPLRVVQPLVSSALVALGAVVLLAVVWWPAALTLLACLIVAAAIATLWGWMSGARAERAIAPLRARLADAVLDHIGSLDVLTAFGAEAQSRERIAGADADLRRAVVRRSGAQAGTAALVSLLAGAASIAAVLVSAPGAASGSLSGPSLAVAVLVPMAVFEVFASVPMAASAWRLVRASAERIADSLPATAPAELAPETVEATGDAPALGGGIRLQGASVRWPGAAEPALRDIDLAIRPGERVLVMGSSGAGKSTLAHALVRFLETEGGYDVGPRSVHDLSPDDVRLTVGLCEQHPMLFDEDIRQNLLFARDTATDAELEAALDRVGLGAWLGERGGLGARVGERGALVSGGQAQRIALARALLRGFPVLVLDEPTAGVDPEASDRLLADLLGAVRDDQAVVLISHVAVPDRLVDRIVRIEDGRLAR from the coding sequence ATGACCGCCCCGAGCCAGCCCGAACACCCCCGCTCACCTGTCGCAAACGGCCGCCCGGAGCAGCACGTCCTGACAGGCGAGCAACCCTCCACGTTGGGAGCGGTGCTGCGCGGCGCGATGCCGCCGGCGCGGCGGTTCTGGTGGGCGCTCGCGGCCGGGTTCGCCTCGGAAGCCTCGGCTGTCGCGCTGCTCGCCGTCAGCGCGTGGCTCATCGTGCGCGCGAGCGAGCAGCCGCCGGTGCTGTACCTGTCGGCCGCGGTCGTCGGCGTGCGATTCTTCGCCATCTCGCGCGCTTCGTTCCGCTACCTCGAGCGGCTCACCGGCCACGACGCCGCCTTGCGGCAGCTCGCATCGACGCGCGCCGACCTCGTGCGCCGGCTCGTCCCCCTGGCCCCCGACGGCCTGGCGCGCACGCGCCGGGGCTCAGTGCTGGGGGCGCTCGTCGACGACGTCGACGAACTGCAGAATCTTCCGCTGCGTGTCGTGCAGCCGCTGGTCTCGTCGGCACTGGTCGCCCTCGGCGCGGTCGTGCTGCTCGCGGTCGTGTGGTGGCCGGCTGCCCTGACCCTGCTCGCGTGCCTCATCGTCGCGGCGGCGATCGCCACGCTGTGGGGATGGATGTCGGGCGCCCGGGCAGAACGGGCCATCGCCCCGCTGCGCGCCCGCCTCGCCGACGCGGTGCTCGACCACATCGGCAGCCTCGACGTGCTGACCGCGTTCGGCGCGGAGGCGCAGAGCCGGGAGCGCATCGCCGGCGCCGACGCCGACCTGCGGCGCGCCGTCGTCCGCCGGTCCGGAGCGCAGGCCGGCACCGCCGCCCTCGTGTCGCTCCTCGCCGGCGCCGCGTCGATCGCCGCCGTGCTGGTCTCCGCGCCGGGCGCGGCATCCGGCTCGCTCAGCGGTCCGTCCCTCGCGGTCGCCGTGCTTGTGCCGATGGCGGTGTTCGAGGTGTTCGCGTCGGTGCCGATGGCCGCGTCGGCGTGGCGCCTGGTGCGGGCGTCGGCGGAGCGCATCGCGGATTCGCTGCCCGCCACCGCGCCCGCTGAACTCGCCCCCGAGACCGTCGAGGCCACGGGTGACGCTCCCGCTCTCGGCGGCGGCATCCGGTTGCAGGGGGCGAGCGTACGGTGGCCGGGCGCCGCCGAGCCCGCGCTGCGCGACATCGACCTCGCGATCCGGCCGGGCGAACGGGTGCTCGTCATGGGCTCGAGCGGCGCGGGCAAGAGCACCCTCGCGCACGCGCTCGTGCGGTTCCTCGAGACCGAGGGAGGCTACGACGTCGGCCCCCGCTCGGTGCACGACCTCTCCCCCGACGACGTGCGGCTCACGGTGGGCTTGTGCGAGCAGCATCCGATGCTCTTCGACGAGGACATCCGCCAGAACCTGCTCTTCGCGCGCGACACCGCGACGGATGCCGAGCTCGAGGCCGCCCTCGACCGCGTCGGCCTCGGCGCGTGGCTGGGCGAGCGCGGCGGACTCGGCGCGCGCGTCGGCGAGCGCGGCGCCCTGGTGTCGGGCGGACAGGCGCAGCGGATCGCGCTCGCGCGGGCGCTGCTGCGGGGCTTCCCGGTGCTCGTGCTCGACGAGCCCACCGCGGGCGTCGACCCCGAGGCATCCGATCGCCTCCTCGCCGACCTGCTGGGCGCCGTCCGCGACGACCAGGCCGTGGTGCTCATCTCGCACGTCGCCGTGCCCGACAGGCTCGTCGACCGCATCGTGCGCATCGAAGACGGCCGCCTGGCCCGATGA
- a CDS encoding SDR family oxidoreductase, which translates to MDDVSAPTGREPALIARPRDDGSARRALVLGATGYIGGRLVPRLLNAGYEVRVLARDAARAVAFPWSDSVEIVRGDATDAASVGEAARDVDVVYYLVHSMSGGTSFADADRRAAQTVARAAVEASVGRIVYLGGLHPEGVALSPHLRSRVEVGETFLASGVPTIVLQAGVVIGSGSASFEMVRHLTEVLPYMPAPKWVRNRIQPIAVRDVLHYLLGAARLPADVNRAVDIGGPDVLRYGQMMNGYAVEAGLRQRPIAALPVLTPRLASHWVNLVTPIPRSIARPLVESLQNECIVKDLAIDDLIPPPDGGLTPYRTAVRMALGRVEADAIETSWQDAEVLGAPSDPLPNDPDWAGRVVFTDVRTTHTPASPSALWGVIVGIGGENGWYSSPLLWAVRGWMDRLVGGIGLARGRRSKERLAVGDALDFWRVEALEPGRMLRLRAEMKVPGLAWLELQASPDGDGGGSRYDQRAVFFPRGLAGRLYWVAVVPFHGFIFAGMARRITAAAEAVVAEPAPA; encoded by the coding sequence GTGGACGATGTCTCTGCGCCGACCGGCCGTGAGCCGGCGCTCATCGCCCGGCCGCGCGACGACGGCTCCGCGCGCCGGGCACTGGTCCTCGGGGCAACGGGCTACATCGGCGGTCGCCTGGTTCCCCGGCTCCTGAACGCCGGGTACGAAGTGCGCGTCCTGGCACGCGACGCGGCCCGGGCGGTCGCGTTCCCCTGGAGCGACAGCGTCGAGATCGTCCGCGGCGACGCCACGGATGCCGCATCCGTCGGCGAAGCGGCGCGTGATGTCGACGTCGTCTACTACCTCGTCCACTCGATGTCGGGCGGCACGTCGTTCGCCGACGCCGACCGTCGCGCGGCCCAGACGGTCGCGCGGGCGGCGGTGGAGGCATCCGTCGGTCGGATCGTGTACCTCGGGGGCCTGCACCCCGAGGGGGTGGCGCTGTCGCCGCATCTGCGCTCGCGCGTCGAGGTCGGCGAGACGTTCCTCGCGAGCGGGGTGCCCACCATCGTGCTGCAGGCGGGCGTCGTGATCGGATCCGGGTCCGCGTCGTTCGAGATGGTGCGTCACCTCACCGAGGTGCTGCCTTACATGCCGGCGCCGAAGTGGGTGCGCAACCGCATCCAGCCGATCGCCGTGCGCGACGTGCTGCACTACCTGCTGGGTGCCGCGCGGCTGCCCGCCGACGTGAACCGGGCTGTCGACATCGGCGGACCCGATGTGCTGCGGTACGGGCAGATGATGAATGGCTACGCCGTCGAAGCAGGCCTGAGGCAGCGACCCATCGCGGCGCTGCCGGTGCTCACGCCGCGGCTCGCCTCTCACTGGGTGAACCTCGTCACGCCGATTCCCCGCTCCATCGCCCGCCCGCTCGTCGAGTCGCTGCAGAACGAGTGCATCGTCAAGGACCTCGCGATCGACGACCTGATCCCGCCGCCCGACGGAGGCTTGACGCCCTACCGGACGGCGGTACGAATGGCGCTCGGTCGCGTCGAGGCAGACGCGATCGAGACGAGCTGGCAGGATGCCGAGGTGCTCGGCGCGCCGAGCGACCCGCTGCCCAACGATCCCGACTGGGCAGGTCGTGTCGTCTTCACCGACGTGCGCACGACCCACACCCCCGCCTCGCCATCGGCGCTGTGGGGTGTGATCGTGGGGATCGGCGGTGAGAACGGCTGGTACTCGTCGCCTCTGCTGTGGGCTGTGCGCGGCTGGATGGACCGCCTCGTCGGCGGCATCGGGCTGGCCCGCGGGCGGCGCAGCAAAGAACGGCTCGCCGTCGGCGACGCCCTCGACTTCTGGCGCGTCGAAGCTCTCGAACCGGGACGGATGCTGCGCCTCCGGGCCGAGATGAAGGTGCCGGGTCTCGCGTGGCTCGAGCTGCAGGCCTCGCCCGACGGCGATGGCGGCGGCTCACGCTACGATCAGCGCGCCGTGTTCTTCCCACGAGGGCTCGCGGGGCGCCTGTACTGGGTCGCGGTGGTGCCGTTCCACGGATTCATCTTCGCGGGGATGGCGCGCCGCATCACCGCGGCCGCCGAGGCCGTCGTGGCGGAGCCCGCGCCGGCGTGA
- a CDS encoding GNAT family N-acetyltransferase — translation MRIRPFRPGDEPALAEICLKTADAGADATGLLDDDDLWAEIFVLPYAAHHPEFAFVVEADDERVVGYVVGAPDSAAFEDWFATGWWPRFSERWPEPQGDPLPVSVSRQDGIVRYAYARRGGAQPFGDEYPAHLHIDLLPETQGQGLGRRLIETFENALREAGVPGLHLVASSDNTGAIAFYPRVGFEPLPSPEGTQVFATRL, via the coding sequence ATGCGAATCCGCCCCTTCCGGCCGGGTGACGAGCCCGCCCTCGCCGAGATCTGCCTCAAGACCGCGGATGCCGGCGCCGACGCCACCGGGTTGCTCGACGACGACGACCTCTGGGCCGAGATCTTCGTGCTCCCGTATGCGGCGCACCACCCCGAGTTCGCGTTCGTCGTCGAGGCCGACGACGAACGCGTCGTGGGCTACGTCGTCGGCGCGCCGGATTCCGCCGCGTTCGAGGACTGGTTCGCCACCGGGTGGTGGCCGCGGTTCTCCGAGCGCTGGCCCGAGCCGCAGGGCGACCCGCTGCCGGTGAGCGTCTCGCGCCAGGACGGCATCGTGCGCTACGCCTACGCGCGCCGAGGGGGTGCCCAGCCGTTCGGCGACGAATACCCCGCGCATCTGCACATCGACCTGCTGCCCGAGACCCAGGGTCAAGGGCTCGGCCGCCGTCTCATCGAGACCTTCGAGAACGCGCTGCGCGAGGCGGGCGTGCCGGGCCTGCACCTCGTCGCGTCGTCCGACAACACGGGAGCGATCGCGTTCTACCCGCGCGTCGGGTTCGAGCCGCTGCCGTCGCCGGAGGGCACGCAGGTCTTCGCCACGCGCCTGTGA
- a CDS encoding sulfate/molybdate ABC transporter ATP-binding protein, producing the protein MSAVAPHAGTNAASHAAAGLDARVVVRRGGFALDVALQAASGAVVALMGPSGAGKSTLLGVLAGLTGFDEGHVHLGGRAIDASPARRTPPASRGVVLLGQDPRLFPHLSAIDNVAFGLRVHGATKAAAADGAGDWLRRVGLEGLGGRRPAQLSGGQQQRVALARALATAPAALLLDEPLTSLDTETAGDVRALLHQQLAATGTTAVVATHDAVDAVALASRLVVLEGGRVTQSGPVREVLASPATRFAAAVAGLNRVEGRTDAAAWRAGNLVLPRPAGTRHPSSAAVFRPSDVRVAEGPPRGAGEWIARIVRLEQTPAGVRVRTADPDVAVDVAADRAAGLGPGDPITLRVDPADVRFVDVP; encoded by the coding sequence GTGAGCGCGGTCGCGCCGCACGCCGGGACGAACGCCGCGTCCCACGCGGCGGCCGGATTGGACGCCCGGGTGGTGGTGCGTCGCGGCGGGTTCGCTCTCGACGTCGCACTCCAGGCGGCGTCGGGAGCCGTCGTCGCTCTGATGGGGCCGAGCGGGGCCGGCAAGTCGACGCTGCTCGGGGTGCTCGCGGGGCTCACCGGGTTCGACGAAGGACATGTGCACCTCGGGGGTCGCGCGATCGACGCGTCTCCGGCGCGCCGCACGCCGCCCGCGTCGCGCGGCGTGGTGCTGCTCGGGCAGGACCCGCGGCTGTTCCCACATCTCAGCGCGATCGACAACGTCGCGTTCGGGCTCCGCGTCCACGGGGCGACGAAGGCCGCCGCCGCGGACGGCGCCGGTGACTGGCTTCGGCGCGTCGGCCTCGAAGGTCTCGGCGGGCGTCGTCCCGCACAGCTGTCGGGCGGCCAGCAGCAGCGCGTGGCGCTCGCGCGTGCCCTCGCGACGGCGCCCGCCGCCCTCCTCCTCGACGAGCCGCTCACGTCCCTCGACACCGAGACCGCCGGCGACGTGCGCGCGCTCCTGCATCAGCAGCTCGCGGCCACCGGCACGACCGCGGTCGTCGCGACCCACGACGCGGTCGACGCCGTCGCCCTCGCGAGCCGCTTGGTGGTGCTCGAGGGCGGCCGCGTCACGCAGTCCGGCCCTGTCCGTGAAGTGCTCGCCTCTCCGGCGACCCGCTTCGCCGCGGCGGTTGCGGGTCTCAACCGGGTGGAAGGGAGGACGGATGCTGCCGCCTGGCGTGCCGGGAACCTCGTGCTGCCCCGCCCGGCGGGGACGCGGCATCCGTCTTCCGCGGCCGTGTTCCGCCCGAGCGACGTCCGGGTCGCCGAGGGGCCGCCCCGCGGTGCGGGGGAGTGGATCGCGCGCATCGTGCGGCTCGAGCAGACCCCCGCGGGCGTGCGCGTGCGCACCGCCGACCCCGACGTCGCCGTGGACGTGGCCGCCGATCGCGCGGCGGGCCTCGGGCCCGGGGACCCGATCACGCTGCGCGTGGACCCGGCCGACGTGCGCTTCGTCGACGTGCCGTGA